Within the Aeromicrobium sp. Root236 genome, the region GACGTGCCGTCCCGACCGCGGTGGGAGACGGTGGACGCATGATCACCTGCGTTGTCGACTACGTCATCGACCCCGACAAGATCGCCGATTTCGAGGAGTTCGGCCGGCGCTGGATGCAGCTCGTCAACCAGCACGGCGGCACCCACCACGGCTACTTCCTGCCCGCCGAGGGAGCGAGCGACCGGGCGCTCGCGTTGTTCAGCTTCCCGAGCCTCGCGGCGTACGAGGACTACCGCTCGCTGTTCGGCCAGGACCCGGACTTCGTCGAGGCCGACCGGATCCGCGACGAGAGCGGCTGCGTGCTGCGGTACGACCGCACGTTCATGCGGCCCCTGATGCCGTGACCGCCCGTGTGCCACGGTGGGGTGCATGGCTGACTCCCTGACCCTCGTCGACTGGCGCCGCCGCGTCAACGAGCTCTACGCCGACGTGCGCGCCGAGCCCGACCACGCAGCCGGACATGCGCGATGGCGCGCGGCCCGCGACGAGCTCTTCCGCACGCATCCGCAGACCCCGTTGCTCGAGGACGACCCGTTGCGCGAGACCGGACTGCCCTACTGGCCGTACGACCCCGAGCTGCGATTCGACGTGCCGTTGCTGGCGATGGATGAGACGGAGCCGCGGCTCGTCGACGCGGGCGGCGACGGCACGATCACCATGCGGCTCGTCGGACGGGTCGAGCTCCCCGACGTCGTCGGTGGCAGCCTGGACGTGTGGTGGCTGCACCAGTACGGCGGCGGGATCTTCGTGCCGCTGCGCGACGGCACGGCCGGTGACGGCAGCTACGGGGGCGGTCGCTACCTGCTCGACACCGCCAAGGGGTCGTGGCTCGGAGGCGACGCCGAGTCACTGACGCTCGACCTCAACTACGCGTACCACCCGTCGTGCCGCTACAACCCGCGATGGCAGTGCCCTCTGGCCCCGCCCGGCAACACGATCACGACCCGGGTCGAGGCGGGCGAACGGCTCTGAGGTGCGGACCGTGTCGAGGGTCTCCATGAAGAACCGGGTGCCGGACCCTGAGCTGGTCCGGCACCCGGTCTCGATGCGTCAGGCGGAGATCGACGTCTGCTCGGTCGCTCCGCCGAGGATGTCGATCTTGCGCGGCCTGGCGCGCTCGCTCACCGGGATCACGACGCTGAGGACACCGTTGTCGTAGTGCGCCGAGATCCCGTCGGTGTCGATGCCGTCGCCCAGGCTGAACTGACGGACGTAGCTGCCGTACGGACGCTCCTTGGCCAGCCACTTGGCGCCCTCGTGCGACGCCGGTGTGCGTTCGGCCCTGATGGTCAGCACGTGTCCGTCGAGATCGACGTCGACCGATCCGGGGTCGATGCCCGGGAGATCGGCGGCCAGGACGTAGCGGTCACCTTCGCGGAACAGGTCGACCGGCATGAGCCGGGTCCGCGACGTGAGCTGAGTGGTCAGGCGATCGAATTCGCTGAAAGGGTCAAAAGACATGTTCATCATCTGAAGATCTCCTTTCGAAACTTGAGTCCATCGGACTCAACTCTTACGAGACGTAAGTTAGAACAACAACCGGCCTCGTTCAAGTCCCGAATCCCTGAGAAAAATCTGAAAAATCTGTTGCGGTTGCAGCCGATTCGTCAGAACGTCAGGGCCAGTGCGGGGTCGCGGAGGATCGCGGCGACATCGGCGAGGAACCGCGAGCCCTGCTCACCGTCGACGACCCGGTGGTCGAAGCTCAGCGCGAGGGTCGTGACCCAGCGAGCCACGATCTCGTCGTCGTCGCCGACCCACGGCCGCTTGTTGATCGCGCCGACCGCCAGGATCCCGGACTCGCCGGGATTGAGGATCGGCGTGCCGGCGTCGATGCCGAACACCCCGATGTTGGTGATCGTGAACGACCCGCCACTCATCTGGGCCGGCTGCGTCTTGCCGTCGCGCGCCGTCGCGATGAGCTCGGCGAACGCCTGCGCGAGCTCGGGCATCGTCTTGGAGTCGGCGCCGACGATGTTGGGCACGACGAGCCCCCGGGGCGTCGCCGCGGCGATGCCGAGGTTGACCGATCCCTTGAGCACGATCTCCTGCGCTGCGTCGTCCCACGAGGCGTTGAGCTCCGGCGTGCGACGCATCGCGAGGCACACCGCCCGCGCGACGATCAGCAGCGGCGAGACGCGTACGCCGGCGAACCGCTCGTCGGTCTTGAGCTGGGCGACGAGCTCCATCGTCCTGGAGACGTCGACCGTCACCCACTCGGTGACGTGCGGAGCGGTGAACGCCGACGACACCATCGCCTCGGCGGTCATCTTGCGGACGCCCTTGATCGGGATGCGCTGGTCCTCGAGCGAGGTGGAGGTGGACGGTTTCGTGTCGACAGGCTCAACGACCGGCTGGGCGCGCAGGCCGGCGAACGCCTCGACGTCGGCGCGCGTGATGATGTCGCCCTGCGCCGGCACGGAGTCGAGGTCGATGCCGAGGTCCTTGGCGAGCTTGCGGACCGGGGGCTTGGCGAGTGCCCGGATCGAGCGCTGGGGCACCTTCTCGGTGTCGACCGACGCGACGGCACCCTTGCGGGCGCGGCGCTTGGTCGACGTGGCCCGCGGGCCGTAGCCCACGAGGACCGACTGGCGCTCCTCCTTGGCCTTGATCGCCGGAGTCGCCACGGGCTCGGGCACCAGGTCACCCGCAGCGGCGAACTCACCGGCCGTCATCGCGTCGGGCAGCTGGGGCCCGTCGGTCGCCGGCTCGTCGGCGGAGGTGATGCGGATGATCGGGGTGCCGACGTCGACGGTCTGGCCCTCGTCGACGAGCAACGCCTCGACAGTGCCCTCGTAGGGGCTCGGCAGCTCGACGATCGACTTGGCGGTCTCGATGTCGACGATGATGTCGTTGACCTTGATCTGGTCGCCGACGGAGACCTTCCACGTCACGATCTCGGCCTCGGTCAGGCCCTCGCCCACGTCGGGCAGCTTGAACTCACTCATCAACGACTCCTAGTACGCCAGCGAACGGTCGACCGCGTCGAGCACGCGGTCGAGGCCGGGCAGGAACTCTTCCTCGACGCGGCTCGGCGGGTAGGGCAGGTCATAGCCCGTGACCCGGA harbors:
- a CDS encoding NIPSNAP family protein, encoding MITCVVDYVIDPDKIADFEEFGRRWMQLVNQHGGTHHGYFLPAEGASDRALALFSFPSLAAYEDYRSLFGQDPDFVEADRIRDESGCVLRYDRTFMRPLMP
- a CDS encoding dihydrolipoamide acetyltransferase family protein: MSEFKLPDVGEGLTEAEIVTWKVSVGDQIKVNDIIVDIETAKSIVELPSPYEGTVEALLVDEGQTVDVGTPIIRITSADEPATDGPQLPDAMTAGEFAAAGDLVPEPVATPAIKAKEERQSVLVGYGPRATSTKRRARKGAVASVDTEKVPQRSIRALAKPPVRKLAKDLGIDLDSVPAQGDIITRADVEAFAGLRAQPVVEPVDTKPSTSTSLEDQRIPIKGVRKMTAEAMVSSAFTAPHVTEWVTVDVSRTMELVAQLKTDERFAGVRVSPLLIVARAVCLAMRRTPELNASWDDAAQEIVLKGSVNLGIAAATPRGLVVPNIVGADSKTMPELAQAFAELIATARDGKTQPAQMSGGSFTITNIGVFGIDAGTPILNPGESGILAVGAINKRPWVGDDDEIVARWVTTLALSFDHRVVDGEQGSRFLADVAAILRDPALALTF
- a CDS encoding DUF1684 domain-containing protein, whose product is MADSLTLVDWRRRVNELYADVRAEPDHAAGHARWRAARDELFRTHPQTPLLEDDPLRETGLPYWPYDPELRFDVPLLAMDETEPRLVDAGGDGTITMRLVGRVELPDVVGGSLDVWWLHQYGGGIFVPLRDGTAGDGSYGGGRYLLDTAKGSWLGGDAESLTLDLNYAYHPSCRYNPRWQCPLAPPGNTITTRVEAGERL
- a CDS encoding Hsp20/alpha crystallin family protein; the encoded protein is MSFDPFSEFDRLTTQLTSRTRLMPVDLFREGDRYVLAADLPGIDPGSVDVDLDGHVLTIRAERTPASHEGAKWLAKERPYGSYVRQFSLGDGIDTDGISAHYDNGVLSVVIPVSERARPRKIDILGGATEQTSISA